A genomic stretch from Bradyrhizobium quebecense includes:
- a CDS encoding FAD binding domain-containing protein, with product MDLNTITEVVRPLSRAQLPVWAAGDAWLAGGTWLFSEPQVHLIRLIDLVELNWPALTIDDTHLSIAATCTVAQLDALACPPDWMAAPLINQCCRAFLASFKIWKTATVGGNICMSLPAGPMISLTSALDGVCTIWPARGGERTIPVMDFVTGDHANVLAPGDLLRQIDIPIAALKRRSAFRQISLTPVGRSAALLIGSVDNNGSFTLTVTASTVRPVQLSFPAMPRADQLRDTIQRRIAEGLYHADVHGRPLWRKHMTLRLAEEIRDELQAHP from the coding sequence ATGGACCTGAACACCATTACCGAGGTCGTCCGTCCGCTGTCGCGGGCGCAATTGCCCGTTTGGGCGGCAGGCGATGCCTGGCTCGCGGGCGGGACCTGGCTGTTCTCGGAGCCCCAGGTGCATCTGATCCGCCTGATCGATCTCGTTGAGCTGAATTGGCCGGCCCTCACGATTGATGACACGCATCTGAGCATTGCGGCGACCTGTACGGTCGCGCAGCTCGATGCCTTGGCCTGCCCGCCGGACTGGATGGCCGCGCCGCTGATCAACCAGTGCTGCCGTGCTTTTCTCGCTTCGTTCAAGATCTGGAAGACCGCGACCGTCGGCGGCAACATCTGCATGTCGCTCCCGGCGGGACCGATGATTTCACTGACCTCGGCGCTCGATGGCGTGTGCACGATCTGGCCAGCCCGCGGCGGCGAGCGAACCATCCCGGTCATGGACTTCGTGACCGGCGATCATGCAAACGTGCTGGCCCCCGGTGACCTGCTGCGGCAAATCGATATCCCGATCGCTGCCCTGAAGCGGCGCTCGGCATTCCGCCAGATTTCGCTGACGCCGGTCGGCCGCTCAGCCGCGCTGCTGATCGGCAGCGTCGACAACAACGGCAGCTTCACACTGACCGTCACCGCCTCGACGGTGCGGCCGGTGCAATTGTCGTTTCCTGCCATGCCTCGTGCCGACCAACTCCGCGACACGATCCAGCGGCGCATTGCGGAAGGCCTCTACCACGCCGACGTCCACGGCAGGCCGCTGTGGCGCAAGCACATGACGTTGCGGCTTGCCGAGGAGATCCGCGACGAATTGCAGGCGCACCCATGA
- a CDS encoding 8-oxoguanine deaminase, whose amino-acid sequence MNQMQAIWIKDPLSILANGAERGVVVHGGKIVECVGAGHQPTTANVAVYDASAHVVLPGLINTHHHFYQTLTRALPAAMDRELFPWLRALYPVWARLTPQSLELGVSVAMSELLLSGCTTTTDHHYVFPAGLEEAIDIEVAVARRLGVRVLLTRGSMNLSQRDGGLPPDSVVQDEDAILADSARLVSKHHERGLDAMVQIALAPCSPFSVTTSLMRATADLADRLDVRLHTHLAETEDESRFCQQMYGCRPLDYLEQCGWLNARTWLAHGVFFDAQEMKRLARAGTTISHCACSNQILASGCCPVCEMEEAGVVIGLGVDGSASNDGSNLMQEVRAAFLLQRARYGVTKVSHKDALRWATRGSAACVGRPELGEIAVGKAADLALFKLDELRFSGSGDPLAALVLCGAHRADRVMVGGRWVVIDGAIPGLDVPDLIRRHSAAANAMHAG is encoded by the coding sequence ATGAATCAAATGCAGGCAATCTGGATCAAGGATCCCCTGTCGATTCTGGCCAACGGAGCCGAACGCGGCGTTGTGGTCCATGGCGGCAAGATCGTCGAGTGCGTGGGCGCCGGGCATCAGCCGACGACGGCGAATGTTGCGGTCTACGATGCGAGCGCTCATGTCGTGCTGCCCGGGCTGATCAATACCCACCATCATTTCTATCAGACGCTGACGCGGGCGCTGCCGGCTGCGATGGATCGCGAGCTGTTTCCCTGGCTGCGGGCGCTGTATCCGGTGTGGGCGCGACTGACCCCGCAATCGCTCGAACTCGGCGTCAGCGTCGCGATGTCCGAGTTGCTGCTGTCTGGTTGTACCACGACCACCGATCACCACTACGTGTTTCCGGCGGGCCTCGAGGAGGCGATCGACATCGAGGTTGCAGTGGCAAGACGGCTGGGTGTCCGGGTGCTGCTCACGCGCGGTTCGATGAACCTCTCGCAGCGTGACGGTGGATTGCCGCCAGACAGTGTGGTGCAAGACGAGGATGCGATCCTTGCCGACAGCGCACGGCTGGTATCGAAGCATCATGAGCGCGGCCTGGACGCGATGGTGCAGATCGCCCTGGCGCCGTGTTCGCCATTTTCGGTGACGACGTCGTTGATGCGCGCAACTGCCGATCTCGCCGATAGGCTCGATGTCCGGCTGCACACGCATCTTGCCGAGACCGAAGACGAGAGCAGGTTTTGTCAGCAGATGTATGGCTGCCGCCCGCTCGATTACCTCGAGCAGTGCGGATGGCTGAATGCCCGGACCTGGCTGGCTCACGGCGTCTTCTTCGATGCACAGGAGATGAAGCGGCTGGCCCGGGCCGGAACGACCATCAGCCATTGCGCCTGCAGCAACCAGATCCTGGCGTCCGGTTGCTGTCCGGTCTGCGAGATGGAGGAGGCTGGCGTGGTGATCGGGCTCGGTGTCGACGGCTCGGCGTCGAACGACGGATCCAACCTGATGCAGGAAGTCCGCGCCGCGTTCCTGCTGCAGCGTGCCCGTTACGGCGTAACGAAGGTCAGCCACAAGGATGCGTTGCGATGGGCGACCAGGGGCTCGGCCGCCTGCGTCGGCCGCCCGGAACTGGGCGAGATCGCCGTCGGCAAGGCGGCTGATCTTGCGCTGTTCAAGCTTGATGAGCTGCGCTTCTCCGGCTCTGGCGACCCACTTGCCGCGTTGGTGCTTTGCGGCGCACATCGTGCAGATCGGGTCATGGTCGGAGGGAGATGGGTCGTGATCGACGGAGCCATTCCCGGGCTCGATGTCCCGGACCTCATCCGACGTCACAGCGCAGCTGCGAATGCGATGCACGCGGGATAG
- a CDS encoding BMP family ABC transporter substrate-binding protein has translation MKRTLFAAAAILLAGCINSGAWAADKLKVGFIYLGPVGDLGWTYQHELARQALVKELGDKIETTFLENVPEGPDAERAIEQLVRAGNKLIFTTSFGYMDPTLKVAKKYPNVHFEHCSGYKRDKNMSTYSARWYQGRYIQGQIAAKMSRAGVLGYIGSFPIPEVVSGINATMLGAQTINPNIKVKIIWVNSWFDPGKEADAAKALLDQGADMIMQHTDSPAAMQVSSERGKLAFGQDSEMIKFGPKAQLTSILDTWAPYYIERVKAELAGTWKSEDTWGGLESKMFEMAPYTNMPDDVKKMAEDTQAAIASGKLHPFKCPVVTQDGKDVECKGGDHLEDTQILGMNFYVKGIDDKLPGK, from the coding sequence ATGAAGAGAACATTGTTTGCGGCGGCAGCGATTCTCCTGGCCGGATGCATCAACAGCGGCGCCTGGGCCGCCGACAAGCTGAAGGTTGGCTTTATCTATCTCGGACCGGTCGGCGACCTCGGCTGGACCTATCAGCACGAACTGGCGCGCCAGGCTCTTGTGAAGGAACTTGGCGACAAGATCGAAACGACATTCCTCGAGAACGTGCCGGAAGGACCGGACGCCGAACGCGCGATCGAACAGCTCGTGCGCGCCGGCAACAAACTGATCTTCACCACATCCTTCGGCTACATGGATCCGACGCTGAAGGTTGCGAAGAAATATCCCAATGTGCACTTCGAACATTGCTCGGGATACAAGCGTGACAAGAACATGTCGACCTATTCGGCGCGCTGGTACCAGGGCCGCTACATCCAGGGTCAGATCGCGGCCAAGATGTCGAGGGCCGGCGTGCTCGGCTACATCGGCTCCTTCCCGATTCCGGAGGTCGTGTCAGGCATCAACGCGACGATGCTGGGCGCCCAGACCATCAACCCGAACATCAAGGTCAAGATCATCTGGGTGAACTCATGGTTCGATCCCGGCAAGGAAGCCGACGCCGCCAAGGCCCTGCTCGACCAGGGCGCAGATATGATCATGCAGCACACCGACAGCCCGGCTGCAATGCAGGTGTCAAGCGAACGCGGCAAGCTCGCATTCGGCCAGGACTCTGAAATGATCAAGTTTGGTCCCAAGGCGCAGCTGACCTCGATCCTCGACACCTGGGCGCCCTACTACATTGAGCGCGTCAAGGCCGAGCTCGCCGGCACCTGGAAATCCGAAGACACTTGGGGCGGCCTCGAAAGCAAGATGTTCGAGATGGCTCCCTACACCAACATGCCCGACGACGTGAAGAAGATGGCGGAGGACACTCAGGCCGCTATCGCCTCCGGCAAGCTGCATCCATTCAAGTGCCCCGTCGTCACGCAGGACGGTAAGGACGTCGAATGCAAGGGCGGCGATCACCTCGAGGACACTCAGATCCTGGGCATGAATTTCTACGTCAAAGGGATCGACGACAAGCTCCCCGGGAAATAG